From Lolium rigidum isolate FL_2022 unplaced genomic scaffold, APGP_CSIRO_Lrig_0.1 contig_42117_1, whole genome shotgun sequence, the proteins below share one genomic window:
- the LOC124681418 gene encoding myosin-17-like isoform X1 gives MEIMDGDRRKKLGAITRPALGQDSPARRLIAWLQLFFKDFVQRYGWLARWDAAGRPAFLLLFAFLVQRHMRRSYLSQQKSRLQRQVTAAVTVQAACRAMAARREFSLRRQTRAAVCIQAQWRAHKELWSYLTMKRASVICQCAWRQSIARRHLGKLRLDNVERQRLDEISRLHEMVDVLQQAVEDAEVRVIAEREAAIKAIAEAPPVIKETVVWVEDTEKVNSWNAEVGRLKALLGAEMQATFDAKKALSKAELRNEKLARLLGVQEIKNKTLQDSLKRMEERASDLDAENRMLRQAVASAPAINSPASENHKAHEPQATSENGKTTNGAMKPMIVDRDGDIHDNNAELPTSNDSEAEKQQQELLIKCISEDLGFSTGRPIAAYLIYRCLVHWKSFEEDRTTVFDRIIQKISAAIEARDSNETLAYWLSNSCTLLMLLQRTLKNNGSAALARQRRRTSSLNSPKENQAPGHPERSVSDGRLVGALTDISQVEAKYPALAFKQQLTALLEKVYGVIRQNLKKELSPLLGLCIQAPRTFVVSPRGSGSQGSDMAQQASMAHWQSIIKILTNSLNFLKSNYVPPFLICKLFTQVFSFINVQLFNSLLLRRECCSFSNGEYVKAGLDELEHWCHWLTEEYAGSSWDELKHIRQAVTLLILEEKHSKSLKEITEDFCAALSMQQLYRISTMYCDDKYGTMGIPSEVVSSMRAKMIGGSSSPSVQDDINSFLLDDDFSIPFSVDDISRLMVHVDTADMDLPPLIQEKNGSPFEL, from the exons aTGGAGATCATGGATGGAGATCGGAGGAAGAAGCTGGGCGCGATCACCCGGCCGGCGCTCGGTCAGGACAGCCCGGCGCGGCGCCTGATCGCCTGGCTGCAACTTTTCTTCA AGGATTTTGTTCAGAGGTACGGCTGGCTGGCGAGGTGGGACGCCGCAGGGCGCCCCgcgttcctcctcctcttcgccttCTTGGTCCAGAGGCACATGCGCCGGTCCTATCTGTCACAGCAGAAGTCGCGGCTGCAGAGGCAGgtcaccgccgccgtcaccgTGCAGGCGGCATGCCGGGCGATGGCGGCTCGCCGCGAGTTCTCGCTCCGGAGGCAGACCAGGGCAGCCGTATGCATCCAG GCGCAATGGCGCGCACACAAGGAGCTGTGGAGCTACCTGACGATGAAGAGAGCCTCGGTGATCTGCCAGTGTGCTTGGAGGCAAAGCATTGCGAGGAGGCATCTTGGCAAGCTCAGACTG GACAATGTTGAGAGGCAGAGGCTTGATGAGATCTCCAGACTCCACGAGATGGTGGATGTGCTGCAGCAGGCGGTCGAGGACGCGGAGGTGAGGGTGATCGCCGAGCGGGAGGCGGCGATCAAGGCGATAGCGGAAGCGCCGCCGGTGATCAAGGAGACAGTCGTGTGGGTAGAAGACACTGAGAAAGTTAACTCGTGGAATGCTGAAGTTGGGCGCCTGAAG GCTTTGCTGGGAGCAGAAATGCAGGCGACGTTTGACGCCAAGAAGGCGCTGTCAAAGGCTGAACTGAGGAATGAAAAACTGGCTAGGTTGCTTGGAGTTCAGGAGATTAAGAACAAAACGCTGCAAGATTCCCTCAAAAG GATGGAGGAGAGAGCTTCCGATCTCGATGCAGAAAACAGAATGCTCCGACAGGCTGTTGCGTCGGCCCCTGCTATCAATTCACCAGCTAGTGAAAACCACAAAGCACATGAACCTCAG GCAACTTCAGAGAATGGGAAAACAACAAACGGTGCCATGAAGCCCATGATAGTGGACAGGGACGGTGACATTCAT GATAACAATGCTGAACTGCCTACCTCAAATGATTCTGAAGCTGAGAAGCAGCAGCAG GAGCTTCTGATCAAGTGTATATCCGAAGATCTGGGATTCTCGACCGGAAGGCCTATCGCTGCTTACCTCATCTACCGTTGCCTGGTCCACTGGAAATCGTTTGAAGAAGACAGAACCACAGTTTTTGACCGCATCATTCAGAAGATCAGTGCTGCAATTGAG GCACGGGACAGCAATGAAACATTAGCATATTGGCTATCCAATTCATGCACATTGCTGATGCTTCTCCAAAGGACACTGAAAAACAATGGTTCGGCTGCTTTGGCGCGTCAGAGGCGAAGAACATCGTCCCTCAACTCACCCAAG GAAAACCAAGCTCCTGGTCATCCTGAGCGTTCAGTTTCGGATGGACGGCTGGTCGGTGCACTAACTGACATTTCCCAGGTTGAAGCCAAGTATCCGGCTCTTGCTTTCAAACAGCAGCTCACGGCATTGTTGGAGAAGGTCTATGGAGTGATCAGGCAGAACCTGAAGAAGGAACTGTCCCCTCTGCTTGGCCTGTGTATTCAG GCACCAAGAACATTCGTCGTAAGCCCTAGGGGATCAGGCTCTCAAGGATCAGACATGGCACAGCAAGCCTCCATGGCACACTGGCAGAGCATCATCAAGATACTGACGAATTCTCTCAACTTTTTGAAATCAAATTAC GTGCCTCCGTTCCTGATCTGCAAGTTGTTCACCCAAGTGTTTTCATTCATCAATGTGCAACTATTTAACAG TCTCCTGCTACGGCGTGAATGCTGCTCGTTCAGTAATGGGGAGTATGTTAAAGCCGGACTCGATGAGCTAGAGCATTGGTGCCATTGGCTAACGGAAGAG TATGCAGGTTCTTCCTGGGACGAGCTGAAGCATATTCGGCAGGCGGTCACGCTTTTGATACTCGAAGAGAAGCACagcaagtctctcaaggagatcaCTGAAGACTTCTGCGCA GCACTTAGCATGCAGCAACTATACCGGATCAGCACGATGTACTGCGATGACAAGTATGGAACCATGGGCATCCCGTCAGAG GTCGTTTCGAGCATGCGAGCCAAGATGATCGGTGGATCGAGCAGCCCATCGGTGCAAGATGACATCAACTCTTTCCTGCTAGACGATGACTTTAG CATACCTTTCTCCGTGGACGACATCTCGAGGCTGATGGTGCACGTTGACACGGCGGATATGGATCTGCCGCCACTGATCCAGGAGAAAAATGGCTCCCCGTTTGAGCTCTGA
- the LOC124681418 gene encoding myosin-17-like isoform X2, with protein MEIMDGDRRKKLGAITRPALGQDSPARRLIAWLQLFFKDFVQRYGWLARWDAAGRPAFLLLFAFLVQRHMRRSYLSQQKSRLQRQVTAAVTVQAACRAMAARREFSLRRQTRAAVCIQAQWRAHKELWSYLTMKRASVICQCAWRQSIARRHLGKLRLDNVERQRLDEISRLHEMVDVLQQAVEDAEVRVIAEREAAIKAIAEAPPVIKETVVWVEDTEKVNSWNAEVGRLKALLGAEMQATFDAKKALSKAELRNEKLARLLGVQEIKNKTLQDSLKRMEERASDLDAENRMLRQAVASAPAINSPASENHKAHEPQATSENGKTTNGAMKPMIVDRDGDIHDNNAELPTSNDSEAEKQQQELLIKCISEDLGFSTGRPIAAYLIYRCLVHWKSFEEDRTTVFDRIIQKISAAIEARDSNETLAYWLSNSCTLLMLLQRTLKNNGSAALARQRRRTSSLNSPKVEAKYPALAFKQQLTALLEKVYGVIRQNLKKELSPLLGLCIQAPRTFVVSPRGSGSQGSDMAQQASMAHWQSIIKILTNSLNFLKSNYVPPFLICKLFTQVFSFINVQLFNSLLLRRECCSFSNGEYVKAGLDELEHWCHWLTEEYAGSSWDELKHIRQAVTLLILEEKHSKSLKEITEDFCAALSMQQLYRISTMYCDDKYGTMGIPSEVVSSMRAKMIGGSSSPSVQDDINSFLLDDDFSIPFSVDDISRLMVHVDTADMDLPPLIQEKNGSPFEL; from the exons aTGGAGATCATGGATGGAGATCGGAGGAAGAAGCTGGGCGCGATCACCCGGCCGGCGCTCGGTCAGGACAGCCCGGCGCGGCGCCTGATCGCCTGGCTGCAACTTTTCTTCA AGGATTTTGTTCAGAGGTACGGCTGGCTGGCGAGGTGGGACGCCGCAGGGCGCCCCgcgttcctcctcctcttcgccttCTTGGTCCAGAGGCACATGCGCCGGTCCTATCTGTCACAGCAGAAGTCGCGGCTGCAGAGGCAGgtcaccgccgccgtcaccgTGCAGGCGGCATGCCGGGCGATGGCGGCTCGCCGCGAGTTCTCGCTCCGGAGGCAGACCAGGGCAGCCGTATGCATCCAG GCGCAATGGCGCGCACACAAGGAGCTGTGGAGCTACCTGACGATGAAGAGAGCCTCGGTGATCTGCCAGTGTGCTTGGAGGCAAAGCATTGCGAGGAGGCATCTTGGCAAGCTCAGACTG GACAATGTTGAGAGGCAGAGGCTTGATGAGATCTCCAGACTCCACGAGATGGTGGATGTGCTGCAGCAGGCGGTCGAGGACGCGGAGGTGAGGGTGATCGCCGAGCGGGAGGCGGCGATCAAGGCGATAGCGGAAGCGCCGCCGGTGATCAAGGAGACAGTCGTGTGGGTAGAAGACACTGAGAAAGTTAACTCGTGGAATGCTGAAGTTGGGCGCCTGAAG GCTTTGCTGGGAGCAGAAATGCAGGCGACGTTTGACGCCAAGAAGGCGCTGTCAAAGGCTGAACTGAGGAATGAAAAACTGGCTAGGTTGCTTGGAGTTCAGGAGATTAAGAACAAAACGCTGCAAGATTCCCTCAAAAG GATGGAGGAGAGAGCTTCCGATCTCGATGCAGAAAACAGAATGCTCCGACAGGCTGTTGCGTCGGCCCCTGCTATCAATTCACCAGCTAGTGAAAACCACAAAGCACATGAACCTCAG GCAACTTCAGAGAATGGGAAAACAACAAACGGTGCCATGAAGCCCATGATAGTGGACAGGGACGGTGACATTCAT GATAACAATGCTGAACTGCCTACCTCAAATGATTCTGAAGCTGAGAAGCAGCAGCAG GAGCTTCTGATCAAGTGTATATCCGAAGATCTGGGATTCTCGACCGGAAGGCCTATCGCTGCTTACCTCATCTACCGTTGCCTGGTCCACTGGAAATCGTTTGAAGAAGACAGAACCACAGTTTTTGACCGCATCATTCAGAAGATCAGTGCTGCAATTGAG GCACGGGACAGCAATGAAACATTAGCATATTGGCTATCCAATTCATGCACATTGCTGATGCTTCTCCAAAGGACACTGAAAAACAATGGTTCGGCTGCTTTGGCGCGTCAGAGGCGAAGAACATCGTCCCTCAACTCACCCAAG GTTGAAGCCAAGTATCCGGCTCTTGCTTTCAAACAGCAGCTCACGGCATTGTTGGAGAAGGTCTATGGAGTGATCAGGCAGAACCTGAAGAAGGAACTGTCCCCTCTGCTTGGCCTGTGTATTCAG GCACCAAGAACATTCGTCGTAAGCCCTAGGGGATCAGGCTCTCAAGGATCAGACATGGCACAGCAAGCCTCCATGGCACACTGGCAGAGCATCATCAAGATACTGACGAATTCTCTCAACTTTTTGAAATCAAATTAC GTGCCTCCGTTCCTGATCTGCAAGTTGTTCACCCAAGTGTTTTCATTCATCAATGTGCAACTATTTAACAG TCTCCTGCTACGGCGTGAATGCTGCTCGTTCAGTAATGGGGAGTATGTTAAAGCCGGACTCGATGAGCTAGAGCATTGGTGCCATTGGCTAACGGAAGAG TATGCAGGTTCTTCCTGGGACGAGCTGAAGCATATTCGGCAGGCGGTCACGCTTTTGATACTCGAAGAGAAGCACagcaagtctctcaaggagatcaCTGAAGACTTCTGCGCA GCACTTAGCATGCAGCAACTATACCGGATCAGCACGATGTACTGCGATGACAAGTATGGAACCATGGGCATCCCGTCAGAG GTCGTTTCGAGCATGCGAGCCAAGATGATCGGTGGATCGAGCAGCCCATCGGTGCAAGATGACATCAACTCTTTCCTGCTAGACGATGACTTTAG CATACCTTTCTCCGTGGACGACATCTCGAGGCTGATGGTGCACGTTGACACGGCGGATATGGATCTGCCGCCACTGATCCAGGAGAAAAATGGCTCCCCGTTTGAGCTCTGA